The DNA region ATCGCCCGCGCCCAATCGGAGCGGCTGACCTCGTAGTCGGTACTGCCCGTGTCGCGCTCGGCCGCACCGACCTTCTGCGCCTCGAACTCATAGACCGTCTGAACCAACTCCTCGAACAACGAGGAAAGGTAAATCCCTTCCGCAGACCACATAAAATGAGGCGCACGCTTGCCGCTGCTCACGGTGGACACCGCACTCTCAATCACCTTAGCCACCCACTCAGCCTGGAAAAACAATCCGGCATCGGAGGCACTGGCGTAGAACTCATCCAAAATCTGGTAGATCCGCTCGACGATCGGCACGGACGGATCTCCGTCCCGACGCAGCTCGTGCAGCAGGTCAATCCGTAGTAATGGCCGAATCATAAGACGAGAAGGGGGAAATCGGGAGGGTTCTGGAGCGACGAAATCGCACCGACCGCGGAACATACACGGCTGGTACCGATTGATCAATCATATTCCGCAACCAAACAGAACCCCACCTTCACGCCAACCCACTCAATATCAAGTAGCCACAGCGCCACTCAACGAAACAAACGTTTGACTTCGCCATGCTCCACCCACACCAACGCATCTGTATCATAGCCAAGCGCTTTCGCCGTTTCGACAAAGTGCTTTTTGCGTGCATCACTCACTTTCGGCGACCTGGCCAACAGCCACAGATACTTGCGCCCCGGCCCCGTGATGTACGCCCACTGATATCCTTTTTGGTCCAATCCAAACACGCGATAGCCACCGTAGAACGGCCCGAAAAACGACACTTTAAGATCCGCCACGTCCGAGTCACCGATAAACAACGCCTTCCCCTCGGCCTCCTTCCACTTACCCTTGGCTTTGGCAAAACCGCGGTTCAGCACCTTCACCGAGCCATCCTCGCGCAGCGTATACTCCGCTGAGATCTCTGTCAGCCCCCGCTCGAACCGATTTTCCAACCGAGCGATCTCGTACCACTTCCCCATGTAACGGGACACTTCAAAGTCAGTCACCGGATCCGGTCCCTCCACCTCCTCTTCCGGTCCACAGCCAGACAGCAACACCCCCGCCAGCAATGCACACAAGCCAACGCCC from Sulfuriroseicoccus oceanibius includes:
- a CDS encoding lipocalin family protein; the encoded protein is MKTAERKIKRLGVGLCALLAGVLLSGCGPEEEVEGPDPVTDFEVSRYMGKWYEIARLENRFERGLTEISAEYTLREDGSVKVLNRGFAKAKGKWKEAEGKALFIGDSDVADLKVSFFGPFYGGYRVFGLDQKGYQWAYITGPGRKYLWLLARSPKVSDARKKHFVETAKALGYDTDALVWVEHGEVKRLFR